From the Sebastes umbrosus isolate fSebUmb1 chromosome 23, fSebUmb1.pri, whole genome shotgun sequence genome, the window CCTGTGCTCCTACTGCCAGAGGATGAGGctcctcatccctccctctGCGTCGGCCTCCACACTGACGTCTCCCAACAAGAGACTGGAGAACCAGCTCACAGTGGACTCCCTCTATCAGCTGTCCGTGGACATCCGAAAGGTACGCAAGTTCAAGGGCTGGGTTCTGTCCGAGAACGCCGCCTACGTGTCTGAAACCGCCGACCTGCTGAGGGACATGGGCGCAGACACAACTGTGATCGCCCGAATCCTGGAAACTCACCCCGAAGCCGTCCTGTGTCGGCCGGAGGACGTGGCCGCCCAGCGAGAACTTTGGTCGACCGTGTGCCCCAATAAGCGCGAACTGATGAGCATCATTGAAAAGTTTCCGGCTTCTTTCTTCACATTGACTCACCATAGCAACCAGCGGGCCAACATCCTTTACCTGCAGACTCTCCGCCTCAGCAACAGGATCATCGGCAAGCTGATGGCCAGCGCGCCGCAGAGCTTCAGCCGACCCGTGGAGCTGAACAAGGAGGTCATCCACACTCTGAGGGAGACCTACCTGGACCTGGGCGGCGACGAGGGCAACCTGCGCGTCTGGCTGCAGAAGCTGCTGAGCCAGAACCCGTACATCCTGCTGAGACCGGCCGAAGCCTGGAGGGACAGTGTAGGCTTCCTGAGGGAGCAGGGCTTCACCACGGAGGAGCTCCTCACCTTGGTGTCCAGCCTCAGAGCCTCCATCGCCGAGCTGCAGCCGGACGCCATGCAGCAGGCGCTGGCATACGTCGGGGACGCCTTCGCCTGCTCCAAAGACGAACTCAAGCAAATAGTCATCCTCTGCCCGGCCATTTTGTACTACTCCTTGCCCACCCTGGCGGGGCGGTTCCAAGGACTGATGGATGTCGGCGTGAGCATGGAGCAGGTGAAGGAATCTCCAAACGTCATGGAGCTCACCACGCAGATCGTCCTCTATCGCATCCAGAAGCTGGCGTCCTACGGGTACGACGTGCACTCTGGCAGCCTGGATGTCATTGTGGGAACTAAGAAGGACTTTGAGATGAGTTACACCAAGCTGCACCTCAGGCAGCAGCGGCCGCTCTTCAACCCCGTCGCTCCTCTCAGATCTGCTGAGGAGTGAACGTCACAATATGCAGTTATACGGGGAGGAAATAATGTTTTATGAATGCTATTTGATGCTGTTTTTTGGGGGAAAGGGTTCACAGCTTCACCTTCGTGCAATTGAAATACCAATCCTTCAGCAATACAGAACTTGTAGTATCGAGAACTGTACTATGAAACTACTACGTTTCAGCCTGTGGCCTTCTTGAGGATTCTCTGGTCTCAGCTGAGGGCTACGACACTGTGACTGTTTTAAAATCGGTTTGGAAATCAAGATTTACTACTGTAATGAACAATGCTTGTCGTTACTGATCATAATGAGCAATAAATGATACGTTTAAAgttgtatttgtatgttttttaatttcatttttaagtGTCAAAAAGCTGCTTTTGTTCTCAGAGCAAACTGTCAATGtacacatgtactgtactgcATGTTTTGATGTGTACAGTCTACCAACAGTGCAATGGCATTACTGATTCATACTAAATCATTATCACAAgttgcatttaaatgtttttaagagTAAAACCAGAAAGTCAAAGCAATGTAGCTTTTATATTTTGGGCTTTAAAAAGGTAATATTGCATCAATACAGATCCATCTTCCAACTTCATGGTCGGTGTCAGGGGTGGGTCGGGACTTTTAAATTTAACACTAACCTAATTTGTGGATCTTTCTCTTACATGCTCGCTTGTGTTAGCTTATAGTTCAACACAGACAGAAGACAACAAAGATGAAGCTGAGGGGTCGTGAAGAAGACAAACATGCTTCTGTTACGCTAACAAATTATTTGACAAggtatttttttgactttttaaatcatgtttttttcttgtgaaatactaGATCAATatccaaaatacaaaaatataataatatattataatttaactgttttagagctgcaattaacgattgttttcattgtcgattaatcgatttgttggtctataaaatggtgaaaaatgtcgatcaatgtttcctaaagcccaggatgacgtcctcaaatgtcttgttttgtccacaactcaaagatattcagtttattgtcatagaggagtaaagaaaccagaaaatattcacatttaagaagctgcaatcagaatttagacttttttttttttttttttaattactcaaaccgattaattatcaaaatagttggcaattaatttaatagttgacaactaatcaattaatcgttgcagctctaaacagTTTTCAACGCTCAAGATTTAAAGAATAGCACAGAAaccatttgtatatttaaaccAGTTTTAATGAAACAAGCACATTGAGAAGGAACAAGACGCCAGTGAAGCAGTTCTCTCAAGTGGTACATTTAGTGGGGACAGCATGATATAAGAGTCTGTATTCCTGTCGTCTTCTCTCTATAACCTTTGACATTGATAGTTAACGTCAGTCTGATATTGCCTCTACAGCGGGACGGATTAACATGAGTCTACTAGTactgagatggagagagagggaatgatTAAAACACTTGTGTTGATGGATATCCTGGACAGGAAGTGCAATAAATGAGGACAGGCAGGTGCATTAGAATAGATAGAAGATTTATCACCTTTTTTATCTGAATGGACGgactataaatgttttttatttttattgaaaatcttccaaaaaacaaaaagaaagatccATCCACAATTATTTTTCATATCAAAAATATATCAATAGGTCTATATctacacaaagagagaaaacacacatataatatTCAAGTATGTACAATTTGTATGTGAAATTAGCAAATTCATTATATACACAAAGACTTTTAGTCCCAGCAACATTAATCCAAAGATGAGCACAGTGTAACAGCTGCTCCAGTGACGTCAGCGCTGGCCGGGCGGCGGTGCAGTCCACATGATAGTAGATGATAATATACAGTCCCGTTGCTGGAGAAACaggtgcgtgtttgtgtgtgtttgtgtttaaagatCGCTCCTCTTGAAGTTGTGTCCATGCAAATAGTGTAGTGCAGTAATAAAAAAGCCTTAAATGTCCATTAAGTGCTGGCTTCTTTGTCTGCAGACGCTCCTGTAAGGAGACAGAAAGGACACACACGTTAACGGACgatgaaaaatatgtttaataaatTCACTTTAAGCAATTAACTCATCACTGCTGATAAATGCAAACTGGACGGATGAAGATATGTTAACTTAACTTGATCAATTTGGGAAAAGGAAAATACTGTTGGTGAATTTTGAACACATTAATTCAGCcatttaatatataaattagaGTATTAAAGGATAAATCCTAAAGAGGAGCCCACAAAAAGACCATTTCTACATCAATTACCTTGAATACGACACGTTTTGCTTCATAATATCTGACTATATGATCATTAATGAGGAATTTTCTTGGTTTATTCATATTTTGAGGTATTCCTTTAAAGAACAGGTGATACTCTATATATTTctaattgtcaacaaatcccatgaaaagaccaaattTAGACCAATttaagaagattttttttttttatttgaactgGACTGAAATTTCAGCAGGAGTAAGTTTCCGACTAACCTTCTAGTGGATGCTTTGTCTCTGGACTTTAGACACTTTGCCACTCCCAGAGTCCTCGCTGTGTCGTTTGCCACTGGACAGAGTGATGAAATGGTGTTCAGGTgctgagaaaacaaaacagaaaatacagttttatcATCTCTGTCACTCACTAACACAAAGGAGACATAGCTGAGGATAAAGGACTATGAAGTATGGTTGATACAGGCTGGTGCCACGGAGGACTTTTCATCCAAACAAAAGATCAACTAAAGTCTTGAGTCTTGACCccctttttatatataaaagcaTATCAGTTCTCACCTTTCTGAAGTGCAGTAAACTGATGTGCGCCTTGGGCGTAAGACATCATACTAGTGCTGGTGCCTGCATAACCTGAAATTCAAGCAAGATTCAAGGATTAGCAGAGATATAAGGGTGAAAATACAAGGAAACATATGTGGTATAAAGTGTCTTCAGACAAATAAAACGGGTGAATTAAATGTGTTAGTATCTGAGGTTCCTCACCTTGCTGGTGTGTGCCGACGCTGGTTTGATGATCACCCTGCCGGTACATCATGACGCTGTTCTGCCAGTCTCCTTGGGAGTGAACCGGCATCTGATAGcctgtaaaaacaacacaacaaactttGCCTCCTGAGACTAGAGACGAAGTCATGAAGAACCCAGAACTACTACAGGTATGGCACTCACCAGATGGAGCTGCAGCGTTGTGTGTAGCCTCAGCAGGGAACCCCATCCCGTCTGTGGACATCTCGCCGTTACCGTTAGAGGTGGGCGGAACTGACGGAACTGTAGCTAAAAGGCCTACGGACAAAGACAATAGACAGTCAACACTTTAAACTTaacttaaaagtaaaataacagtCTTTCTGTAACAGTCTTTTCGGGGAAATTAAGAAACTATCTTTTCAGGTGATCCTTGTCGTTCCAGCTTCGTATTAACATTACAGATGTTTGTGAGGaatgtctctctctgtatgtattGTTGTGTCCTTACCGAGGCCTCTGTAACAGGAGAGCTGCTGGTAGATCTGTTTCATTCGCTCGATGTTGAGACGACTGGACTCTGCGTGGTTCACCATGGGTTTGGGGTAATGCACTCCAATGATACATTTGGCTGCCTTCTGCACGCTCTCTGGAGCGTTCCAGGGATCGTAAATATACTTGGCTGGAAACCCTCTCAGAATGGGCAGGTAGCGCCTGAGTGAAGAAATGAAGAGGGTTAGAGTATGTACTTTATTGTTGTGGTAACAGTTTAGCATCAGTATCCATTGAGCCATGATTTTAGCATCCCAGCACGCCATGCAATGAAAAGGTTCCCATGTGCAAAGCATACCGTATGTAATCTCCATTGGGGTCGGTGCGTCGGCCGAACCCCACGGGGCAGTAGCAGTGGAAGAACTGCTGGAAGAAAGAGCTGCAGGAGAGCCACATCCAGCTGCCTGCATTCACACTCCAGTCTgcatccagcagcagctcctcgaATACCTGAAGATACAAACAAGCCTCGTGTTAGCTCAGAAACACCAGTATTCAGTTTTAATacttaactattttaatcgtttgagagccctaataaaaatgtatatgaaCTTGGAACATGGTCTACCTTCATGCCCTCCTCCCAGCCGATCCACAGGTCTCCTCTGGTCAGGAAACAGGCCACGGCGTGCCTCGCCAGGTGGTGGATCCAGCCCTCCTGCCTCAGCTGCGTCATGATGGCGTCGATCCACGGGAAGCCCGTTCGGCCCTCCGCCCACTTGGCCAGCGCCTCGGGGTTGCGGTCCCACGGGATCTGAACGCAGATGGGGTTGCTCTCCATCTTGTCGAAGCAGGGGTTGTTGGTGGCCGCCGTGTAGAAGAACTCGCGCCACAGCAGCTGACCGTAGAGCGAGAGAGGCGGCGAGCTGTTCTTCTTCACCTTGAGGGGTTGGAGAAGTGGCGGGACACGTGTTACTACCCTGGGAAGTCAAACTTATCATATACAAAGAAGTGGCACTGGCACCTCTGTTGACATACATCAGCTTTTAAACTGGAGGCAGCAGTTCCTCTCTAATTCAGCTACATAACTACTGCACATTTTCCTCAATAACTCTTTATATTTCTTAACTGTGAACATTTTCATTGGGGTTTGAACATGCAACATCACACCTGAAGAGGGAGCCAGTGCAACAAAGCAAGACTGAAGTGGACAATTCATCTTAATACAGAATAAATAGGGAGCCACAGTAGATCAACCTCACACATGCTGCAGAGGAAGTTAACCTGACACCTGGAATAAATCTGACAAACTCGTTGACATTTAAACGACTGAATTGGCCCAAGTATAAATGGCTCCACTCTTTCCCAGCGGCAGTTATTTCCGATTGTTACAAACTAGAATCATTCATGTGAAAGAGGTGTTTGGTAACGTACCTTCTTGTAGAGGTCGGTGAGTTTGAAGTAGAACAGGCGACAGGAGAGGCAGCCGAAGCGCAGGTACGGGCTGAGGCCCGTCGGGCTGGCGAGCAGCGAGTTGGCGTTCATTCTGGGACGCTCAAAGTTGGCCACCCACGCCTGATGGAAACACAGTCACATGGTCAGATATAGAAATGCGTGACAGCGTGGTGTTATGTCACAACATGGGGCTATTTTCTCTCAATAGTAGTTAAATAAaatgctttttcttttaaaaataacaagacAGTAGGTCGGTAGGATGAGACTGACCTTCCTCTCCAAATGCCTCTCGAGTCGTGTGAGGGCTTCGGTCTCTCCTCCCGGCCACACGGCTGTGGACAGACCTTCAGTATCAAAACCTGCAGGGatcacattaaaaaacacattaatactCAGCCTATAATGTTGAATTTCAGCTTGGAGTATGTGTGGTCATCATGCTTTATCTCAGGGATCTCCAACCTTTTTTACAGgtttataaagtgattttgtgTTATCTAATGTATGTACgtattctttgaacctttagcgAGCCACTCAGGTAAACAGATAGTGAtctacttgttggagacccctcTATTTATCTGAATCTAAACTACTGATGTGCTCACTCACCCAGCTCCTCCAAGGAGGGGACACCAAACTTGTCATCGTGGTCGTCGGACAGTGGCGTCCTGCATTTCCCCATGATGTCAGCAGTGATGGACTCTGCGGGCATCTCCACAGGCTCCATACGACTGATGAGGGTCTGGAACCGCTTGTAGGTGAGAGGAGACTGACCTCCATTTAACTCTATGATCCTGCAGGAGGGAAATGAGCACACAAAGAGTCAAATACCTAAAACACAATAGATTAATAGATGGCTGTAAAGCGGAAGTGGGAAGGGGACTCACTTGTCCAGGTCGTAGAGTGTGTGGGAGATGCGAACTGTCACCTCCACTCCGGCCTCACAGGCCAGCTTCTTAATAGCTGCATCTCGTTCTTTCCCAAAGGGCTCAGAGTCGTACTCATAAGACAGACGAGAAATGTTCCATTCCTGGAGGACCGGGAGGAAACAAACGTTAGCTACAGAATAGAATACAACACCATGTTTTAAAGTGTCTTCCAGCTTCATGTTTAAATGAGAGCTCACCTTGAAAAGTCTGGGAAAGACATCGGTGGGTTGGCCTTGGATCACGAACAGTCGTGAGTTAAGCTTACGGAGGCTGGAGTCCAAGTCCTCAAGACTCTGCAGTAAGAACCTGGAGGACGACAGGGAGGACAAAGAAAGAGTGGTTAAAACATATATAGTACATAATATACAGATATTCGCAAACGTGACAATGTCTTGAACTCTCATGATGTTGAAGCTGGAAAAAAGGGACATTGTGTTACTTTCAATCAAAGTTAAAGAgctgggagagagagactgtaaGGAACAGTTGGATTGCCGTCACTCCACTAAATCTACAAGCATCGTGTGCGTCCGTGTTTGTGACGACATGCTGTGAAGTGAAAAGTGTTTTCGTAAATGCCCAGTCGGGAGGATAATGTGTCCGCCAACAAAGAGGTTGAACAATGTGAGTGGAGCAGGTGTGTGAGTCAGCAGAAACATCCGACCAACATAATGTCTGTGAGCCAGGGGGGGGACACAAGAGGACAAACCACCATGGTTACATAACAAGTGGGAAATAGACATGCTGGACAACTATTAAAGAAACACATCAGCGGGGAACACTCTATTGTAACACTGCATGACCGGCATTGTATCCCTTAAAGGCTGAATCACGCGGACAGTGGATGAGTCGACCAACCTACATCCACACGTGTTTAATCATGACTGTATGTGACGTCAAACCAAACATACTGACCAAACGGAAGCAAATGTGATCAAcggaaaccttttttttaccaACAGAACAAAGTAATAATACTCTATTATATAATTTGTACTGTGGCCTAAAATAAGATCTGTAAACATGAGATGACACACTGCCCCACAGGTCCACACTTGCGTGGAGGCAGAGCAGCAGTAATACGCAGCTTCCCGTGCTGTTGCTATAGGTACCAACGCTCGTAGGTGGAGGCTTCCTGTATCATCCAGTTCTAATTATGTACTGATATGAAAGCCAGGTGGGTGCTGTGAATACCAAACACTCACTCTCCTTTTTAGCACCACAGTGTCAATATTCCTGTTATTATTCTCTGATTCATTTTGTAGGCCATAGATCTGAGTGAAGAACTTTCAAAAGCGGACTAAATTATGAATGACCTGGATTAGAGGCCTTGTAGAATATGAGGTTAGGGGGTGGAGAGAGCGTTGTGCGTACACTGATATGGATCGAGGTTTAGAGCAATCCAGCCACTCCAAATTGAAAAGACTCAGCGAGCACAATGTGTCATTAATAAACA encodes:
- the LOC119482905 gene encoding cryptochrome-1-like, which codes for MVINTVHWFRKGLRLHDNPSLKESLQGADTVRCVYILDPWFAGSSNVGINRWRFLLQSLEDLDSSLRKLNSRLFVIQGQPTDVFPRLFKEWNISRLSYEYDSEPFGKERDAAIKKLACEAGVEVTVRISHTLYDLDKIIELNGGQSPLTYKRFQTLISRMEPVEMPAESITADIMGKCRTPLSDDHDDKFGVPSLEELGFDTEGLSTAVWPGGETEALTRLERHLERKAWVANFERPRMNANSLLASPTGLSPYLRFGCLSCRLFYFKLTDLYKKVKKNSSPPLSLYGQLLWREFFYTAATNNPCFDKMESNPICVQIPWDRNPEALAKWAEGRTGFPWIDAIMTQLRQEGWIHHLARHAVACFLTRGDLWIGWEEGMKVFEELLLDADWSVNAGSWMWLSCSSFFQQFFHCYCPVGFGRRTDPNGDYIRRYLPILRGFPAKYIYDPWNAPESVQKAAKCIIGVHYPKPMVNHAESSRLNIERMKQIYQQLSCYRGLGLLATVPSVPPTSNGNGEMSTDGMGFPAEATHNAAAPSGYQMPVHSQGDWQNSVMMYRQGDHQTSVGTHQQGYAGTSTSMMSYAQGAHQFTALQKAPEHHFITLSSGKRHSEDSGSGKVSKVQRQSIH
- the LOC119483136 gene encoding transcription termination factor 2, mitochondrial-like, with amino-acid sequence MLRVTTTSLCSYCQRMRLLIPPSASASTLTSPNKRLENQLTVDSLYQLSVDIRKVRKFKGWVLSENAAYVSETADLLRDMGADTTVIARILETHPEAVLCRPEDVAAQRELWSTVCPNKRELMSIIEKFPASFFTLTHHSNQRANILYLQTLRLSNRIIGKLMASAPQSFSRPVELNKEVIHTLRETYLDLGGDEGNLRVWLQKLLSQNPYILLRPAEAWRDSVGFLREQGFTTEELLTLVSSLRASIAELQPDAMQQALAYVGDAFACSKDELKQIVILCPAILYYSLPTLAGRFQGLMDVGVSMEQVKESPNVMELTTQIVLYRIQKLASYGYDVHSGSLDVIVGTKKDFEMSYTKLHLRQQRPLFNPVAPLRSAEE